One Ictalurus furcatus strain D&B chromosome 25, Billie_1.0, whole genome shotgun sequence DNA window includes the following coding sequences:
- the rhag gene encoding ammonium transporter Rh type A, with amino-acid sequence MPAYSTNMRLKFPIVALLLETIIIILYAVFVVYDDGHDHHSDHHSSGNKSEVENPVRLYPMFQDVHVMIFIGFGFLMTFLKRYGFSSVGINLLLAAFGLQWGLLLQNIWHLHNGKIRVSILSMINADFSTATVLISFGAVLGKTSPVQLLIMTLLEITTFCINEHIVVELLKASDIGASMTIHAFGAYFGLAVARMLYRPGLRDGHTNEGSVYHSDMFAMIGTVYLWMFWPSFNSAIADPGAPQLTAIINTYFSLAACALAAYATSSLVEHKGKLDMVHIQNATLAGGVAVGTCADMSIAPFGAMLIGVFAGIISTLGFKFLTPILASHLGIQDTCGVHNLHGMPGILGGLAGIVAASLDKKPNVTPGYQAAALASSLGFALVGGAITGLILKLPFWGQPPDQNCFDDSLYWEVPEEEEAGESLTHTDHSKNKAEV; translated from the exons ATGCCGGCGTATTCAACCAACATGAGGCTGAAGTTTCCAATTGTGGCCTTGTTGCTGgagaccatcatcatcatcctgtaCGCCGTGTTTGTGGTGTATGATGATGGACATGACCATCATTCAGATCATCATAGCAgtggaaataaatctgaagTGGAAAACCCAGTGAGACTCTACCCTA tGTTTCAGGATGTGCATGTGATGATCTTCATCGGTTTTGGTTTCCTTATGACCTTCCTGAAGCGGTACGGCTTCAGCAGTGTGGGCATCAACCTGTTGCTTGCCGCCTTTGGCCTTCAGTGGGGTTTACTGTTGCAGAATATCTGGCACCTGCACAATGGAAAAATTAGAGTTTCAATCTTAAG CATGATTAATGCAGATTTCAGCACAGCGACAGTGCTCATCTCGTTCGGTGCAGTTTTGGGGAAAACAAGCCCAGTGCAGCTGCTCATCATGACCCTGCTGGAAATCACCACGTTCTGCATTAATGAACACATCGTTGTGGAGTTACTGAAG GCATCTGATATTGGTGCTTCCATGACCATCCATGCGTTTGGAGCTTACTTCGGTCTTGCTGTTGCTCGTATGCTTTATCGCCCAGGACTCCGCGATGGCCACACCAATGAGGGATCTGTTTATCACTCTGATATGTTTGCAATGATTG GTACTGTGTATCTGTGGATGTTCTGGCCAAGTTTTAACTCTGCTATTGCCGACCCTGGAGCTCCACAGCTCACTGCTATCATTAATACTTACTTCTCTCTGGCTGCCTGTGCGCTCGCTGCCTACGCTACTTCCAGCCTAGTAGAGCACAAAGGCAAACTGGACATG GTTCACATCCAGAATGCAACTCTGGCCGGTGGAGTTGCCGTGGGAACGTGTGCTGATATGAGCATTGCACCATTTGGAGCCATGTTGATCGGCGTCTTTGCCGGAATCATCTCTACTCTTGGCTTTAAATTCCTCACT CCCATCCTTGCATCACACTTGGGAATTCAGGATACGTGTGGCGTGCATAACCTTCATGGCATGCCTGGGATTTTGGGTGGTCTGGCTGGCATTGTAGCAGCATCGCTGGACAAAAAACCAAA CGTTACTCCTGGTTATCAGGCTGCTGCTTTAGCTTCATCTCTTGGTTTCGCCCTCGTCGGAGGAGCCATCACAG GTCTTATACTGAAGCTGCCATTTTGGGGACAGCCACCTGATCAGAACTGCTTTGATGACTCTCTTTACTGGGAG GTacctgaggaagaggaggccGGTGAAAGTCTTACTCACACTGATCACTCTAAAAACAAAGCAGAGGTTTAA